The DNA segment AAGTTTTTCGCATTCGACAATATCGACAACGCTCTCAACCCGCGCTTATGCACCGAGGCAATGAGACAAATAATTCAACTTGCAGAAAAATATGATAAGCAGATAATCTGTACTACGCACAATCCCGCCATTCTAGACGGCTTGGACTTAACTGACTCAAATCAGCGCCTCTACACTATCAGACGGGACAGCGAAGGAAGAACAATAGCCCGAAGGGTTCAAGCACCCAAGAGAATAAACAATGTAAATCCAGTTAGACTATCCGAAGCCTTTGTTAGGGGCCTGATAGGCGGCCTTCCTGAACATTTTTAAAAAATTTACCATGCCCGATTTTGGCTTGATCTGCGAAGGCGTAACCGATCACGCAATACTAACAAATGTTTTGGTCGGTTATTTCAAAAACCAAAGAGAACCCGACATCCATCAAGAAAGGCCCAATTTAGAATCAGACCCCCACGGAGGCTGGACACTCGTAATCCAATACCTGAGACAAAAAGAATACCGGGAAGCATTTTCATACCACGACTATTTAATAATCCAGATAGATACAGATGTTTCCGAAGATCCAGGATTTGATGTGCCGAAACGCGATAAGAATGGAACATTGTCACCCGATCAGCTTATTCTCAAAGTCACTGAGAGACTGAAAAAGGAAATCGGCGCTGAGGATTGGGAAGCATACGGGGACAAGTTTATTTTCGCCATAGCTGTCGAGCAACTGGAATGCTGGCTGCTGCCACTTTGGTTTAACAATGCAAAAAGAAAGCAGATAGCCAACTGCACCGATCGAATTGGCGCTTGTCCAAATTTAAGAGATAGACTGGATGCTCGATCGCTTCGATGGATTAGCAAAAATGAAAAAGTCTATTCGAGCTATGATTTCGCCTCAAAAGAATACACAAAATCCAAAGTATTACTTAAAACCGGAATTAACAGTCCAAGTCTTTCCTTTTTTATCAACGAGCTCAACAAAAGAAACATTACATTAAGAAATCTTGAGGACGATGATTAATCCACGAGCGATTCTTGAACTTTAGTTCCGAGAATAACGGCGGGGTGGTGGGCGAGAGGCACGCCGACCGCCCTGGGAGATATTGGCAAATGTATTTGGCATTCGCAGCATTAAAGAGTGGCTCGGCATCCACCCTTGCTTGCTTCTAAATCGCCAATTCATAGTTCCTTTAGTAATAGATCTACGGAGGCGATCCAAGCAGCCGCCATCAATTAAAGGGGTCAGTCCCTGCATTGTAATACCTTGGCCGATATGTTGCCTATAGGCATTCAAGGCGGAGCCATTCTCTGAATCAATCAACGGCAAGAGATCTAAATCTTGTCCATTTCCTGATCCGCTGTTCGTTATCGTCTCTCCGCCATGAGACTGAGAGCATCGTTCCAACCGAATCACCATCAACCCACCAAATGTTTATGATTCTCCATGTATACCAGCGCGGAACCCCGCTGTGGAGCGTGCCGGGGACGACTTTGTTTAGGAGGAGGGAGAGCGATGGAGAATATGTGCAAATTCAACGAGGAGCTGCCGGAGCCGGTGACGATTTAGAACAATACTCAGCGGTCTTCGACTTTGACCCTTTGCTCGAAAGGTGCGAGTCTGAGGCAGTTAAAAGCATTTCTCTTGCCATGAAAGCCAAGGCAAACGCGACCGCAGACACCGGGGCACGGTTTCCGACGACTCCGGAAGAACGCGGAATCGCCGCAGCCAAGCCCATGAGTAAAGCCCTGCTCGAGGAGCACAGGCGCTGGAACATGCCCTTCATCACCTGGAAGAACGGCAAGGTGGTGAGCGTGAAGGTCTGAAAGCATTAAGAATGCCGCGCTGCTAAGCTCCTTTCAGAGCAAACGCTCGGCTGCCGGGTGCCTACCAGTAGCAAAGGATGTGATCGAACTGCGAACGATTTGGGGGTACGGGAAACGAAATGGAGTGGCGCACTCCGGTCTGCTTCATTAACTCACTGCGCCTGCCCTGCCGCCATGATCTCCGGCTCGCTTGCCTTGCTCGGCAGGATCGGCTTCGGGCCGAAGCGGAGGTAGAGCAGGACGACGGCGGTGTAATAGACGATGCCGTAGGCGACGAAGGTGCCGATGCCGCCGGTGTGCGGGATGACGGGGAAGATGACGGAGGAGGAGTTGACCATCATCTGCAGGATCAGGACCGCGATGCCGCTCCTGGTGTGGTGGTAGACGAAGGAACACATGGCGGCGATGCCGAGCATGCTGACCAGCAGCGCCAAGGGCGGTAGGTCCGGGAACACTCCGACATTGAGCAACACCATTGGCATCCACCAGAGGGTCCAGACGACGCCGACGATCTGGCTGCCGATGAACGGGGTGAAGCGGGCGGAGAGCTTGCGGATGGCGTAGCTGACCCAGACGATCTCACCGACGAAGGAGCCGACGAAGATCGTGACCGCCACGGCGGGCATGAGAATGACCGAGAGGTCCGGCCTGAGGATCGACAGCGAAGCCTGGGTGAAGGCTACCTTCCCCATCAGGGTGAGGGTGCACATGGAGGCGGCCCAGGTGAAGGCGAGCAGATACCACCAGGGGGAGATGCGCCACTTGAGCATGGGCCGCAGGAGGGCGAACACGCCGGAGAATCCACTGCCAATGAGCACGACCGTGCCCAACGTGGACCCGAGCAGGAGAAATCTGCCATAGTAGTAGAGTTTGTGCGGGAGGATGCCCGAGTGGATGCAGCCGACAAACACGGCATTGACGACCAGCACGAGGCTGAGCGCGATCAACAGTTCATGGCTGCGCACGAAGCGGCGGAACAGATTCATACAAACTTCCGGGGGTGAAGTGCTGTGGGGGCGGTCCTGGATGGCGTCCAGGAAAGCGGCATCATTCTGGAGCGGAAATGACGCACGGTCGATTCATCCGTAGTACATGATCGCGTAGGTCCGGAGAGGCGCACGCCGATGCGCACGAGATCCGCCTGTTGAAAGGACACGTGGCTGCGGCGTCCCGCCGCAGGCTGTGGCGATGGCGTCCCGCCGTCGCTCTGGAAGCCCTGGGATGGTACAATCGAGCTATGGCGACAATGCCTTGCTAGTCAATGTGATGGAAAAACGTAATATTATCCAGGGTCACCTCATTTTGGAAAGCTGCACCCGGAATTTGGTCAAGATTACAACTGATTGCGCTGATTTACTGATTCAGAATTGGATAATAGGGCTGCAATGTGAATGAGCGGCAATCGATTCTCTCTCTCTTCAAATCAGTAAATCAGTAAATCAGTGCAATCAGTGGCAATCCAACGGCTTTCCTCCAAGCAGCGCTCGAAATGAGAATACATCCTCCTTTCCTTGAGGAATTGCGGTGGTACGCCACAATCACTGCCTGCGGCGAGACGCCGCAGCCACTATGCCCCTCCTCTATTCATAGCGGACGGAAAGGCGCTCCACATGGAGTGAGCCGGAGCCGGTGATGGGCTCGATGCCGAAGGCCAGTCCGTTGAACCATTCCCCGCCGGTGATCTGCTTTTTCGCGCGGAGGAAATCGAGGGCGGCCTTGAAGTCGATGGTGCCTTCCGGGACTTCGGCGGCGTCTTCCGGGATGAACATGTGGTAGGGACCGTGCGGGGCGGACTGGGTGGCGACTTTCCATTTCCGCCCGGCGGGATCGGTGAAGATGCCGTGCTGC comes from the Luteolibacter sp. SL250 genome and includes:
- a CDS encoding CPBP family glutamic-type intramembrane protease — its product is MNLFRRFVRSHELLIALSLVLVVNAVFVGCIHSGILPHKLYYYGRFLLLGSTLGTVVLIGSGFSGVFALLRPMLKWRISPWWYLLAFTWAASMCTLTLMGKVAFTQASLSILRPDLSVILMPAVAVTIFVGSFVGEIVWVSYAIRKLSARFTPFIGSQIVGVVWTLWWMPMVLLNVGVFPDLPPLALLVSMLGIAAMCSFVYHHTRSGIAVLILQMMVNSSSVIFPVIPHTGGIGTFVAYGIVYYTAVVLLYLRFGPKPILPSKASEPEIMAAGQAQ